A section of the Agrobacterium tumefaciens genome encodes:
- the tpiA gene encoding triose-phosphate isomerase — protein sequence MTPNVRPLVAGNWKMNGTRASLDQIKAMAEGVKGALSEKVDALICPPSTLLYVATALCDDSPLMIGAQDCHQNASGAHTGDISAEMIADCFGTHVIVGHSERRTDHAETDHLVRAKASAAHAADLIAIVCIGETADERKAGQTLDILKRQLAGSLPDEATAENTVIAYEPVWAIGTGLTPTTQDVREAHAFMRDELVKRFGDAGKTMRILYGGSVKPTNALELMGVENVDGALIGGASLKASDFLSIYAAYERLTA from the coding sequence ATGACGCCGAATGTTCGACCGCTTGTTGCCGGAAACTGGAAGATGAACGGCACGCGTGCCTCGCTCGATCAGATCAAGGCCATGGCAGAGGGCGTCAAGGGCGCGCTGTCCGAAAAGGTGGATGCGCTGATCTGCCCGCCTTCCACACTGCTTTATGTCGCGACCGCGCTCTGTGATGACAGCCCGTTGATGATCGGCGCGCAGGATTGCCACCAGAATGCCTCCGGCGCCCATACCGGCGATATCTCCGCCGAAATGATTGCCGACTGCTTCGGTACCCATGTCATCGTTGGCCATTCCGAGCGCCGCACCGACCATGCCGAGACCGACCATCTGGTACGCGCCAAGGCATCCGCCGCCCATGCGGCCGATCTCATCGCCATCGTCTGCATTGGCGAAACGGCGGATGAGCGCAAGGCGGGCCAGACGCTCGATATCCTGAAGCGCCAGCTTGCCGGCTCACTGCCGGATGAGGCGACCGCGGAAAATACCGTTATCGCTTATGAACCCGTCTGGGCGATCGGCACCGGTCTTACCCCCACCACGCAAGATGTGCGCGAGGCCCATGCCTTCATGCGCGACGAGCTCGTCAAGCGCTTCGGCGATGCCGGCAAGACAATGCGCATTCTTTATGGCGGCTCGGTAAAGCCCACCAATGCGCTGGAGCTGATGGGCGTGGAGAACGTGGATGGCGCGCTGATTGGTGGCGCGAGCTTGAAAGCGTCTGACTTCCTGTCCATCTATGCGGCATATGAGCGACTGACGGCCTGA
- a CDS encoding alpha/beta fold hydrolase, with protein MSTAHFTFCTLFSLTVAAMPVSAFAADGPLRPFKDELFSAQTVLSTGDDGASEVIDYQEMRDINGRDEVPERRVKRQYVDMAPKKVQALETVSAEGRALEVGRVGPASGQAFTVIFIHGRGGDRRLGMNDYTFGGNFNRLKNLAVANSGTYYVPSVRSFDENGVADVAALIADAARKSGGKPVVLTCASMGSFICYGISRDKGAVANLKGMAILGGAVDPDFPKSAFAKEKKPVWFTHGSADKVYSADQQATIFRTLLKAGEPARFTRYETGSHGTPVRMTDWRAVLNWILSR; from the coding sequence ATGTCCACAGCTCATTTCACGTTTTGTACTCTTTTCAGCCTCACTGTTGCGGCCATGCCCGTCTCAGCCTTCGCGGCCGACGGGCCGCTACGGCCTTTCAAGGACGAGTTGTTTTCGGCGCAGACGGTGCTTTCCACCGGTGACGACGGCGCGTCCGAGGTCATCGACTATCAGGAGATGCGCGATATCAACGGCCGCGACGAGGTGCCGGAGCGCCGGGTGAAGCGGCAATATGTGGATATGGCGCCGAAGAAGGTGCAGGCGCTGGAAACCGTGTCCGCTGAGGGCAGGGCGCTTGAGGTCGGCCGCGTCGGACCGGCCAGCGGGCAGGCCTTCACCGTCATCTTCATCCATGGACGCGGCGGTGACCGGCGGCTTGGCATGAACGACTATACGTTTGGCGGTAATTTCAACCGGCTGAAAAATCTGGCCGTCGCCAATAGCGGTACCTATTACGTGCCGAGCGTTCGTTCCTTCGATGAGAACGGCGTTGCCGATGTCGCGGCGCTGATTGCCGATGCGGCCAGAAAATCCGGTGGAAAGCCTGTCGTGCTCACCTGCGCGTCGATGGGCAGTTTCATCTGCTATGGCATTAGCCGCGACAAGGGAGCCGTCGCCAATCTCAAAGGCATGGCGATCCTCGGCGGTGCGGTCGATCCCGATTTTCCGAAAAGCGCCTTTGCGAAAGAGAAGAAGCCGGTCTGGTTTACCCACGGCAGCGCCGACAAGGTCTATTCCGCCGATCAACAGGCGACGATCTTCCGCACGTTGTTGAAGGCTGGGGAGCCCGCGCGGTTCACGCGCTATGAGACCGGCAGCCACGGCACGCCGGTGCGAATGACCGACTGGCGGGCGGTTTTGAACTGGATTTTGAGCCGATAG
- a CDS encoding CTP synthase: protein MARYVFITGGVVSSLGKGIAAAALGALLQSRGYRVRLRKLDPYLNVDPGTMSPTQHGEVFVTDDGAETDLDLGHYERFTGRSATKTDNITTGRIYKNIIDKERRGDYLGATVQVIPHVTNEIKDFVIEGNDDYDFVICEIGGTVGDIEAMPFMEAIRQLGNDLPRGTAIYLHLTLMPYIPAAGELKTKPTQHSVKELQALGIHPDILLVRADREIPEAERRKLSLFCNVRPSAVIQALDVANIYDVPIAYHKEGLDSEVLAAFGIEPAPKPRLEQWEEVCNRIRTPEGEVTIAIVGKYTGLKDAYKSLIEALHHGGFANRVKVKLEWIESEVFEKEDPTPYLEKVNGILVPGGFGERGSEGKIMAAQFARERNVPYFGICFGMQMAVVEAARHLAGIENASSTEFGPTAEPVVGLMTEWVKGNELEKRSSKGDLGGTMRLGAYKAALKKDTKIAEIYGSTDISERHRHRYEVNVDYKDRLENCGLVFSGMSPDGVLPETVEYPDHPWFIGVQYHPELKSRPLDPHPLFASFIEAAVEQSRLV, encoded by the coding sequence ATGGCGCGATATGTATTCATCACAGGCGGCGTGGTCTCCTCTCTCGGTAAGGGCATCGCAGCTGCTGCACTCGGAGCTTTGCTGCAATCCCGTGGTTATCGGGTGCGGCTTCGCAAACTCGACCCCTATCTGAACGTTGACCCCGGCACCATGAGTCCGACACAGCACGGCGAAGTGTTCGTGACTGACGACGGTGCCGAGACGGACCTCGACCTTGGCCACTATGAACGCTTTACCGGGCGTTCGGCCACCAAGACCGACAACATCACGACCGGTCGCATCTACAAGAACATCATCGACAAGGAACGGCGCGGCGATTATCTCGGCGCAACGGTTCAGGTCATTCCGCATGTCACCAACGAGATCAAGGATTTCGTGATCGAAGGCAATGACGATTACGACTTCGTCATCTGCGAGATCGGTGGCACGGTGGGTGACATCGAGGCGATGCCGTTCATGGAAGCGATCCGTCAGCTCGGCAACGACCTGCCGCGCGGAACCGCGATCTATCTTCACCTGACGCTGATGCCCTACATTCCGGCGGCTGGCGAATTGAAGACCAAGCCGACCCAGCATTCCGTGAAGGAACTGCAGGCGCTCGGTATTCACCCAGACATCCTCTTGGTGCGCGCCGACCGGGAAATCCCGGAAGCGGAACGCCGCAAGCTTTCGCTGTTCTGCAACGTGCGTCCTTCCGCCGTCATCCAGGCGCTGGATGTGGCGAATATCTACGACGTTCCGATTGCCTACCACAAGGAAGGCCTCGATTCGGAAGTGCTGGCCGCGTTCGGCATCGAGCCAGCGCCGAAGCCGCGTCTGGAACAGTGGGAAGAGGTCTGCAACCGTATCCGCACGCCGGAAGGCGAAGTGACGATTGCGATCGTCGGCAAATATACCGGCCTCAAGGACGCGTATAAGTCGCTGATCGAGGCGCTGCATCACGGCGGCTTTGCCAACCGCGTCAAGGTCAAGCTCGAGTGGATCGAGTCGGAAGTCTTCGAAAAGGAAGATCCGACGCCATACCTTGAAAAGGTCAACGGCATTCTGGTGCCGGGTGGTTTCGGCGAGCGCGGTTCTGAAGGCAAGATCATGGCGGCGCAGTTTGCGCGTGAGCGGAACGTGCCGTATTTCGGCATCTGCTTCGGCATGCAGATGGCGGTCGTGGAAGCGGCGCGTCACCTGGCCGGCATCGAAAATGCCTCCTCCACCGAATTCGGCCCGACTGCCGAGCCCGTTGTTGGTCTGATGACCGAATGGGTGAAGGGCAACGAGCTCGAAAAGCGTTCCTCCAAGGGCGATCTCGGCGGCACGATGCGCCTCGGCGCCTACAAGGCGGCGCTGAAGAAAGATACCAAGATCGCCGAGATTTACGGCTCCACGGATATTTCCGAGCGCCACCGTCACCGCTACGAGGTGAATGTGGACTACAAGGACCGGCTGGAGAATTGCGGCTTGGTCTTCTCGGGCATGTCTCCGGATGGTGTGCTTCCGGAAACGGTGGAATATCCTGACCATCCCTGGTTCATTGGCGTTCAGTATCACCCGGAACTCAAGAGCCGCCCGCTCGACCCGCATCCGCTTTTCGCCAGCTTCATTGAAGCGGCGGTGGAGCAGAGCCGGCTGGTTTGA
- the secG gene encoding preprotein translocase subunit SecG codes for MQTVLIVIHLMIVLALVGVVLIQRSEGGGLGIGGGSGFMSARGTANALTRTTGILAALFFLTSLGLGLMTRYESRPTDILDRIPATQGQGNGILDTLGPSTTAPATPAPAENGVPTNSGAAAPAQNAPAQTTPAPAASGTAAPAPAQPADPNAVPTGQ; via the coding sequence ATGCAGACCGTTTTGATTGTAATTCACCTCATGATCGTGCTGGCGCTTGTCGGCGTGGTCCTGATCCAGCGTTCCGAAGGCGGCGGCCTCGGCATCGGCGGCGGTTCGGGCTTCATGTCCGCGCGCGGAACGGCCAATGCGCTGACCCGCACCACTGGCATCCTCGCCGCGCTGTTCTTTCTGACATCGCTCGGCCTTGGTCTCATGACCCGGTACGAATCGCGCCCGACCGATATTCTCGATCGTATCCCGGCCACGCAGGGGCAGGGTAACGGCATTCTGGATACGCTTGGCCCGTCGACCACGGCACCGGCAACCCCGGCTCCGGCTGAAAATGGCGTGCCGACCAATAGCGGTGCTGCTGCACCGGCCCAGAACGCACCCGCACAGACGACACCGGCTCCGGCCGCTTCCGGTACCGCCGCTCCGGCCCCGGCGCAGCCCGCCGATCCGAACGCAGTTCCGACCGGTCAATAA